The Echinicola rosea genome has a segment encoding these proteins:
- a CDS encoding cation transporter: MKKSTFHISKMDCPSEEQIIRMKLEPFNGVKYLDFDIPNRKLKVYHTEKVDEIHQAITALNFNERLEKTEENVDLPSTIDDTQQRKILWCVLGINFGFFVVEMTTGWISRSMGLVADSLDMLADSIVYGLSLFAVGAAMARKKKVAKISGYFQMGLALLGFSEVLRRFFSQSETPLFQWMIIISVLALIGNLVSLWLINKAKSEEAHMQASAIFTSNDIVVNGGVILAGVLVYLLESKWPDLAIGGIVFAFVMRGAVRILKLART; the protein is encoded by the coding sequence TTGAAAAAATCCACCTTCCACATCAGCAAAATGGACTGCCCCTCAGAGGAGCAGATAATCCGCATGAAATTAGAACCTTTTAATGGTGTGAAGTATTTAGATTTTGATATACCTAATCGTAAATTAAAAGTCTATCATACCGAAAAAGTAGATGAAATCCATCAGGCTATAACAGCATTGAACTTTAACGAGAGGCTGGAAAAAACGGAGGAGAATGTTGATTTACCATCTACTATTGATGATACTCAACAGCGAAAAATACTTTGGTGTGTGTTGGGCATCAATTTCGGTTTCTTTGTTGTAGAAATGACTACCGGTTGGATTTCCCGCTCTATGGGTTTAGTGGCTGATTCTCTGGATATGCTGGCAGACTCCATAGTCTACGGCCTGAGCTTATTTGCTGTTGGAGCAGCAATGGCTCGCAAAAAAAAGGTAGCCAAAATCAGTGGTTATTTTCAGATGGGATTGGCACTATTAGGCTTTTCAGAAGTCTTACGGAGGTTTTTTAGCCAAAGTGAAACACCACTTTTTCAGTGGATGATCATCATATCGGTACTGGCCCTCATTGGCAACTTGGTTTCGCTCTGGCTGATCAACAAAGCCAAAAGTGAGGAGGCCCATATGCAGGCCAGTGCCATATTCACTTCCAATGACATTGTAGTAAATGGAGGAGTGATCCTAGCCGGGGTATTGGTTTATTTGCTGGAAAGCAAATGGCCTGATTTGGCTATTGGAGGGATTGTTTTTGCTTTTGTGATGAGAGGGGCTGTAAGGATATTGAAGTTAGCTAGGACATGA
- a CDS encoding DUF302 domain-containing protein produces MTYYHEKTLENISFEEAIQKVTETLKEEGFGILTEIDVKETLKKKLDEDFRPYKILGACNPPFAHKALLAEDKIGAMLPCNVIVQQSDDSVEIAAVDPVASMQAVENKDLEGIAEEIQSKLKAVIESL; encoded by the coding sequence ATGACATATTATCACGAAAAAACATTGGAAAATATAAGCTTCGAAGAAGCGATTCAAAAAGTAACAGAGACTCTGAAAGAGGAAGGGTTCGGTATCCTTACTGAAATTGATGTAAAAGAAACTCTGAAGAAAAAGCTGGATGAAGATTTTCGTCCATACAAGATTCTCGGTGCATGTAATCCGCCCTTCGCACACAAGGCATTATTAGCCGAAGATAAAATTGGGGCAATGCTGCCCTGCAATGTAATCGTCCAACAAAGCGATGATAGCGTAGAAATAGCAGCAGTGGATCCGGTAGCATCTATGCAGGCCGTAGAGAATAAAGATCTGGAAGGCATTGCTGAAGAAATTCAGTCAAAGTTAAAAGCAGTTATTGAAAGTCTATAA
- a CDS encoding heavy metal translocating P-type ATPase, producing MKKLQIKIPLLLPEVPDEKDQCVAKLIERLKNKEGLEKVHIADETDNGVPQLCFHYDPELISIDRIQSLAEQTGAEITRKFGHKLIEVDGIRHTRHARNIERGLRGIAGIMEASVSASGMVRVEYDTAKTDEAEILKALRKDGLDMPDTQVSAERFLEQVKETEKGEDQKEGNKEHVHEEGEDHDHSHGGIFGKNTELIFSIICGALLGIGFGLTYIEAVPSWVSLSLYIGAYFFGGYFTAKEAIQTVAKGGFEIDFLMLVAAIGAAILGEWAEGALLLFLFSMGHALEHYAMNKARKSIAALAELAPKTALLKRNGKTEEVGIEELSIGDIIVVKPNSKISADGVVISGQSSVNQAPITGESVPVDKEPVDNPDKDWSQEDDIKDENRAFSGTINGNNTLEIKVIKVAKDSTLSRLVKLVNEAQTQKSPTQRLTDKFEKYFVPSVLVLVVLLNFAFLVIDESFSESFYRAMAVLVAASPCALAIATPSAVLSGVARAAKSGVLIKGGRPLEDLGVLTALAFDKTGTLTEGKPKLTEVVAVGDVKEDELLKIAVAVESLSDHPLAKAVVRDGKERLDGADVPDAKDLEAVLGKGIKATLGDDKVYIGNLDLFESLDDNKPEKETEEKVKSLESDGNTTMLIRQNDHYIGIIALMDTPRKEAKNTLEQLKKIGIKRMIMLTGDNQKVADAVAKEIGLTDAWGSLLPEEKVEAIKKLKKNESKVAMVGDGVNDAPAMANSTVGIAMGAAGSDVALETADIALMADKLETLPFAIALSRNAKSIIKQNLWISLGIVGILIPLTISGIATIGPAVLIHEGSTLVVVFNALRLLAYKK from the coding sequence ATGAAAAAACTACAAATAAAAATACCGCTCCTCCTGCCAGAAGTCCCCGATGAGAAGGACCAATGTGTGGCAAAACTCATCGAGCGTCTTAAAAACAAAGAGGGATTGGAAAAAGTGCATATAGCAGACGAAACAGACAATGGCGTACCCCAGCTATGCTTTCACTACGACCCTGAGTTGATCTCTATAGACCGCATTCAGTCGCTGGCCGAGCAAACCGGGGCAGAAATCACACGAAAATTTGGACATAAACTCATAGAAGTAGATGGTATTCGTCATACACGCCATGCTCGTAACATTGAGCGTGGTCTCCGAGGTATAGCGGGTATTATGGAAGCCTCTGTATCGGCATCAGGCATGGTGCGGGTAGAGTATGATACCGCCAAAACAGATGAAGCCGAAATCCTGAAAGCCCTGAGAAAAGACGGGCTTGATATGCCCGATACGCAGGTGAGTGCTGAACGTTTTCTTGAGCAGGTAAAAGAAACTGAAAAAGGCGAAGATCAAAAGGAAGGTAATAAGGAACATGTCCATGAGGAAGGTGAAGATCATGATCATTCGCATGGCGGTATTTTCGGTAAAAATACAGAGTTGATCTTTTCCATTATCTGCGGAGCATTATTAGGTATTGGCTTTGGGCTTACTTATATCGAAGCTGTGCCTTCCTGGGTAAGTCTTTCACTTTATATCGGAGCTTATTTCTTTGGCGGCTATTTTACAGCCAAAGAAGCCATTCAAACAGTGGCCAAAGGAGGCTTTGAAATTGATTTCCTGATGCTCGTGGCTGCCATTGGAGCGGCTATTCTTGGCGAATGGGCGGAAGGCGCCTTATTGTTATTCCTGTTCAGCATGGGCCATGCACTGGAACACTACGCCATGAACAAAGCCCGTAAATCCATTGCTGCTTTGGCAGAACTCGCTCCTAAAACGGCATTGCTCAAGAGAAATGGTAAGACCGAAGAAGTCGGTATTGAGGAATTGAGCATTGGTGACATCATTGTGGTGAAGCCCAACAGTAAGATTTCTGCTGATGGGGTGGTAATTAGTGGACAAAGTAGCGTGAATCAGGCGCCTATCACCGGGGAAAGTGTGCCGGTAGATAAAGAACCGGTGGATAATCCCGATAAAGACTGGTCACAGGAAGATGATATCAAAGATGAGAACCGTGCATTTTCGGGTACCATAAATGGCAACAATACGCTGGAAATCAAAGTGATTAAAGTAGCAAAGGACTCTACGCTCTCCCGCCTGGTGAAACTGGTGAATGAAGCCCAGACCCAGAAATCACCTACACAGCGCCTTACTGATAAATTTGAGAAATATTTTGTGCCTTCTGTATTGGTACTGGTCGTGTTGCTCAATTTTGCTTTTCTGGTCATTGATGAAAGTTTTAGCGAAAGCTTCTACCGTGCAATGGCTGTATTGGTGGCTGCCAGCCCTTGCGCTTTGGCCATTGCGACCCCTAGTGCAGTGCTAAGTGGAGTAGCCCGGGCAGCCAAAAGCGGGGTGCTTATCAAGGGCGGCCGTCCGTTGGAAGATTTGGGTGTACTCACCGCCCTGGCTTTTGATAAAACCGGAACATTAACAGAAGGAAAGCCTAAGCTCACTGAAGTAGTTGCTGTAGGTGATGTAAAAGAGGACGAACTGTTGAAAATAGCAGTAGCTGTAGAAAGCCTGAGCGACCACCCCCTGGCAAAAGCCGTGGTACGGGATGGGAAAGAGCGATTGGATGGTGCTGATGTGCCTGATGCGAAAGACCTGGAAGCGGTGCTTGGTAAGGGGATTAAGGCTACCTTGGGTGATGACAAAGTATACATCGGCAATCTGGACCTGTTTGAATCCCTGGATGACAATAAGCCAGAGAAGGAAACGGAAGAAAAGGTTAAGTCACTGGAATCAGATGGAAATACCACAATGCTGATCCGTCAGAATGACCACTACATTGGTATCATTGCCCTGATGGATACGCCCAGAAAGGAAGCTAAAAATACCCTGGAGCAGCTCAAAAAGATTGGTATCAAGCGTATGATCATGCTTACGGGTGATAACCAGAAAGTAGCCGATGCAGTGGCCAAAGAGATCGGTCTCACGGATGCCTGGGGCAGCTTGCTGCCGGAAGAAAAGGTAGAAGCGATTAAAAAGCTCAAAAAAAATGAATCCAAAGTGGCGATGGTGGGTGATGGCGTAAATGACGCACCGGCCATGGCCAATAGTACTGTGGGGATTGCCATGGGGGCAGCAGGCAGTGATGTGGCCCTGGAAACAGCCGATATTGCCCTGATGGCCGATAAGCTGGAAACACTGCCTTTTGCCATCGCACTGAGCAGAAATGCTAAGAGTATCATCAAACAAAACCTGTGGATAAGTCTGGGAATTGTAGGTATTTTAATTCCACTGACAATTTCTGGTATTGCAACTATAGGTCCTGCCGTACTCATCCATGAAGGTTCTACTTTGGTAGTAGTATTTAATGCATTGAGGTTGTTGGCTTATAAAAAGTAG
- a CDS encoding MgtC/SapB family protein, giving the protein MDFQTEITLIPRLLVALVLGVLIGLDREIDGHAAGIRTYAAVCLGAALVTIINSHIEVADQTRIVANIVSGIGFLGAGIIFRDGSKNFISGLTTAATIWVTAAVGIAIGYGMYLIVSVTSALLILLLISQHFPFLKKKNIRK; this is encoded by the coding sequence ATGGATTTTCAAACTGAAATAACGCTCATACCCAGACTACTTGTTGCCCTGGTACTTGGTGTTTTGATAGGACTCGACAGGGAAATTGACGGGCATGCCGCAGGAATCAGAACGTATGCTGCCGTTTGCCTGGGTGCGGCTTTAGTCACAATTATCAACTCCCACATTGAAGTTGCAGATCAGACCCGAATTGTTGCCAATATTGTTTCAGGCATTGGCTTCCTGGGGGCGGGTATTATTTTCAGAGATGGATCCAAAAATTTCATTTCAGGTTTGACAACCGCAGCTACTATTTGGGTCACTGCTGCTGTAGGAATTGCTATTGGATATGGCATGTACCTTATCGTGAGTGTCACATCCGCTTTGCTTATTCTATTATTGATTTCACAGCATTTCCCTTTTTTAAAAAAGAAAAATATTAGAAAATGA
- a CDS encoding bestrophin family protein has translation MLLNKRISILDFIKTIKVDIVLISSYAVVVGIFDQYGFLDKISVPIGVTAVFGTAVALLLGFRTNQAYERWWEARIIWGAIVNDSRTLVRQCVSFFKRGNDSYEALVAEMANRQIIWCYALGESLRKLPFSHRVIKYKESNKTEAFNIPNALLSEHSETLLKAKKKKMVNDFQQVQIDSTIAKLCDSMGKCERIKNTVFPKAHSLLIHLIIYVFATMLPFGLSDEYLAVEIGLTIGIPIIFIAIEKTSILMQDPFENQPLDTPMTDLAETIEINIKQMIGETDVPEKKKPTDYYVL, from the coding sequence ATGCTCTTAAATAAAAGAATATCCATACTTGACTTTATCAAAACCATTAAGGTTGATATTGTACTTATCTCCTCCTATGCGGTCGTGGTAGGTATTTTCGATCAATACGGATTTCTTGACAAAATTTCGGTTCCTATTGGCGTCACTGCTGTTTTTGGTACTGCGGTAGCCTTACTGTTGGGTTTCCGAACCAATCAAGCCTATGAGCGGTGGTGGGAAGCCCGTATTATATGGGGTGCTATTGTAAACGATTCCAGGACACTGGTTCGGCAGTGTGTTTCATTTTTTAAAAGAGGCAACGATAGCTATGAAGCCCTGGTTGCGGAAATGGCCAATCGTCAGATCATTTGGTGCTATGCGCTTGGGGAATCACTAAGAAAACTACCTTTTTCCCACAGGGTCATTAAATATAAAGAATCCAATAAGACCGAAGCTTTTAATATTCCAAATGCTTTATTGTCAGAACATTCTGAAACCTTACTGAAGGCAAAGAAAAAAAAGATGGTTAATGATTTTCAGCAGGTGCAAATCGATAGCACCATCGCCAAGTTATGTGATTCTATGGGCAAGTGCGAACGCATAAAAAACACGGTCTTCCCCAAAGCACACAGCCTGTTGATCCATTTGATCATTTATGTGTTTGCTACCATGCTACCGTTTGGCTTATCAGATGAATACCTGGCAGTAGAAATAGGCCTGACTATTGGTATACCGATCATTTTTATTGCCATCGAAAAAACCTCCATTCTCATGCAGGATCCTTTTGAGAACCAGCCTTTGGACACGCCCATGACAGACCTGGCGGAAACGATAGAAATAAACATCAAGCAAATGATTGGAGAAACGGATGTTCCTGAAAAGAAAAAACCGACAGACTATTATGTTTTATAA
- a CDS encoding FTR1 family protein produces the protein MASQDDSNLRTSIHLLDYISRDYTAAVQNGEVIDEGEFAEMQEFSDKVYVLIEESKLPQDDKLRMLSQLKELGKQIEKKAPHQSIYNLAQQTRQDIIKTTGLKTAPLIWPDLKNGKSLYVQNCTSCHGVNGAGDGKLAAGLKPAPTNFLNDTLMQEISSFQAYNTIKLGVEGTAMQSFATLSDKEIWDLAFYIKALRFTPQADKNSELQQKFDRANNTVNLEEVATLSDVELVKRLSNNDSADKELLLTALRTQSPGDNAQKYSLDKARNYLKSALQNYTSGSYSSAREDALAAYLEGIEPSEARLKANAPAFTARLEQQMFKIREVIENKGDKAQVEKEIDNGLAMLGQAEELMQDKKLNYWLSFALSASIMLREGLEAFLILALILALIRSSGLKKAIPWVHGGWITAILLGVAGWFFSDWVIGISGKNREIMEGMISLVAVIVLAFVGFWLHDHSHAKKWKKFIEEKIGKQLKKDKMFGIAFFSFMVVFREAFESILFLQAISLETQPAHQSSIGLGVLAAFVMISLFAVLFVRYSKKIPVRQLFRYSAWAITLLALILIGKGVHSIQEAGWLSVTGFPVSVSVDLLGIYPTIETVAAQVALLVLMLLLYFWSNHKTKIRSTKLN, from the coding sequence ATGGCAAGCCAGGATGATAGCAACCTGCGAACTAGCATTCATTTGCTGGACTACATTTCAAGGGATTATACCGCAGCAGTGCAAAATGGCGAAGTAATAGACGAAGGCGAGTTTGCAGAAATGCAGGAATTCAGTGACAAAGTGTATGTACTCATTGAAGAAAGTAAGCTGCCACAGGATGATAAACTCCGTATGCTGTCGCAGTTAAAAGAATTAGGTAAGCAGATAGAAAAAAAAGCTCCGCATCAAAGTATTTATAACTTAGCCCAGCAGACCAGACAAGATATTATCAAAACTACCGGTCTTAAAACGGCTCCCCTGATATGGCCTGATCTCAAAAACGGAAAAAGCTTATATGTACAGAATTGTACTTCCTGCCATGGAGTGAATGGAGCGGGAGACGGTAAGTTGGCAGCTGGCTTAAAACCAGCTCCTACCAATTTTCTCAACGATACCCTGATGCAGGAAATCTCGTCCTTTCAGGCATATAACACTATAAAACTGGGTGTGGAAGGCACTGCCATGCAGAGTTTTGCCACCTTATCCGATAAAGAGATTTGGGATTTGGCATTTTATATAAAAGCCCTCCGCTTTACACCTCAAGCTGACAAAAATAGCGAGCTGCAACAGAAGTTTGATCGGGCAAACAATACAGTGAATTTAGAGGAGGTGGCTACCCTCTCTGATGTGGAATTGGTCAAACGGCTGAGCAATAATGATAGCGCTGACAAAGAGCTGTTGTTAACTGCACTGAGAACACAATCTCCCGGGGATAATGCACAAAAATATTCGCTTGATAAAGCAAGAAATTATTTAAAAAGTGCCTTGCAAAATTATACATCCGGCAGCTACTCCTCTGCACGTGAAGATGCCCTGGCAGCTTACCTGGAGGGTATCGAGCCTTCGGAGGCAAGACTAAAGGCCAATGCCCCTGCTTTTACAGCCCGCCTGGAGCAGCAAATGTTTAAGATTCGTGAGGTAATCGAAAATAAAGGTGATAAAGCACAAGTTGAGAAGGAAATTGACAATGGCCTTGCCATGCTGGGGCAGGCAGAGGAACTCATGCAGGACAAAAAACTTAATTATTGGCTATCCTTCGCACTGTCAGCTTCCATTATGTTGCGAGAGGGGCTGGAAGCATTTTTGATCCTGGCCCTCATCCTGGCCCTCATTCGTTCATCAGGACTAAAAAAGGCTATACCCTGGGTGCACGGAGGGTGGATAACCGCCATACTGTTAGGAGTGGCCGGATGGTTTTTCTCCGATTGGGTGATTGGTATAAGTGGTAAAAACCGGGAGATCATGGAAGGAATGATCTCGCTGGTGGCAGTGATCGTCCTGGCTTTCGTTGGGTTCTGGCTGCATGACCACTCACATGCCAAAAAATGGAAAAAGTTTATCGAAGAAAAAATAGGCAAGCAACTAAAAAAAGACAAGATGTTTGGTATTGCTTTTTTCTCCTTTATGGTTGTGTTTCGTGAGGCCTTTGAATCCATATTGTTTTTACAGGCTATCAGCCTGGAAACACAACCGGCTCATCAATCATCTATTGGATTGGGGGTTTTGGCTGCTTTTGTAATGATCTCCCTGTTTGCTGTCCTGTTTGTAAGGTATTCAAAGAAGATACCTGTTCGGCAGTTGTTTCGCTATTCGGCCTGGGCAATTACCTTACTGGCATTAATTCTGATCGGTAAAGGCGTTCATTCCATTCAGGAAGCCGGCTGGCTATCCGTTACCGGTTTTCCTGTATCGGTGAGTGTAGATTTGCTGGGGATATATCCCACTATTGAAACAGTAGCGGCACAAGTAGCGCTGCTGGTGCTCATGCTGTTGCTCTATTTTTGGAGTAACCATAAAACCAAAATCAGATCAACAAAACTGAATTAA
- a CDS encoding heavy metal translocating P-type ATPase, whose translation MTKKKKINLRDLNKKKVSTGNSESKMKLGTYVPAIVSFAMLIVGISLDYFNLLPFFKGWVRPVWYGLAYAPVGFPVIKEGWESIRKGDFFTEFFLMSIATLGAFAIGEYPEGVAVMLFYAVGELFQNAAVKRAKGNIKALLDVRPNIALVYRDNDFVEVNPETVHIGEKVQVRTGEKIPLDGILLSEKASVNTAAITGESKPDTIYKGNKVFAGSINLEGVIELETTKEFNDSSIARILDMVQNATARKSKTELFIRKFARVYTPIVVFLAICLTVLPYFFVDNYVFQDWLYRALIFLVISCPCALVISIPLGYFGGLGAASRNGILFKGASFLDAITKVNTVVMDKTGTVTKGVFKIKEIRPVGISENEMMSYLLALEEQSTHPIARAIMEYELNGQNHTASEVSEIGGKGLKGKVNNKTVLVGNKALMTAHGIDVPSETDTIVESIVMITIDDQFSGYVTIADQLKEDAVEAVRQMHNAGIKKIIMLSGDKPSITEKIGNELGLEQAKGGLLPEDKLHEVEEMKKDPSASIAFVGDGINDAPVLAVSDVGIAMGGLGSDVAIETADVVIQTDQPSRIARAIKIGRSTRNVVWQNIALAFGVKLIVMILGAIGLASLWEAVFADVGVAFLAILNAIRIQKMKF comes from the coding sequence ATGACAAAAAAGAAAAAAATAAATCTGAGAGATCTTAATAAAAAGAAGGTATCCACCGGAAATTCTGAAAGTAAAATGAAGTTAGGAACGTATGTTCCGGCAATAGTAAGTTTTGCAATGCTGATAGTCGGTATCTCACTGGACTACTTTAATCTACTACCATTTTTTAAGGGGTGGGTTCGCCCTGTATGGTACGGTTTAGCCTATGCTCCTGTGGGCTTTCCCGTGATCAAAGAAGGCTGGGAAAGCATCAGGAAAGGTGATTTTTTCACTGAATTCTTCCTGATGTCCATTGCTACATTAGGAGCGTTTGCCATCGGTGAATACCCGGAAGGTGTAGCCGTGATGTTGTTTTATGCGGTAGGTGAACTCTTTCAAAATGCTGCGGTGAAACGGGCTAAAGGCAATATAAAGGCCTTACTCGATGTACGGCCTAATATCGCTTTGGTATATCGGGACAATGATTTTGTAGAGGTAAACCCGGAAACGGTGCATATCGGGGAAAAGGTTCAGGTGCGAACAGGAGAAAAAATACCTTTAGACGGCATCCTTTTGTCTGAAAAGGCCAGCGTCAATACGGCAGCCATAACAGGGGAAAGTAAACCTGACACTATATATAAAGGAAATAAGGTTTTTGCGGGAAGCATCAACCTTGAAGGCGTAATAGAACTGGAAACGACCAAAGAATTTAACGACAGCTCCATTGCCCGGATATTGGATATGGTACAAAATGCCACGGCAAGGAAATCAAAAACGGAGCTTTTTATCAGAAAGTTTGCCCGGGTATATACCCCTATCGTGGTATTTCTTGCCATCTGCCTCACCGTTCTCCCCTACTTTTTTGTAGATAATTACGTATTCCAGGATTGGTTATACAGAGCGCTTATCTTCCTGGTAATCTCCTGTCCTTGTGCACTGGTAATTTCTATTCCACTGGGCTATTTCGGGGGATTAGGTGCAGCCTCAAGAAACGGTATCCTGTTTAAGGGAGCCTCATTTCTTGATGCCATAACTAAAGTAAATACAGTGGTTATGGATAAAACAGGCACCGTTACCAAAGGGGTGTTTAAGATCAAAGAGATCAGACCGGTAGGTATTTCCGAAAATGAAATGATGTCCTATCTGTTGGCCCTGGAGGAGCAGTCGACCCACCCGATTGCACGTGCCATTATGGAGTATGAATTAAATGGGCAGAATCATACAGCCTCTGAGGTAAGCGAAATAGGTGGAAAAGGATTAAAAGGTAAGGTTAATAATAAAACTGTTTTAGTAGGCAATAAAGCATTAATGACAGCTCATGGCATTGATGTCCCATCGGAGACAGATACCATCGTTGAATCTATCGTGATGATCACCATTGATGATCAATTTTCCGGCTATGTTACCATTGCCGACCAATTGAAAGAAGATGCGGTAGAAGCTGTAAGGCAAATGCATAATGCCGGCATTAAGAAAATCATTATGCTGTCGGGCGACAAGCCGTCTATTACCGAAAAAATTGGAAACGAATTGGGCTTAGAACAAGCCAAAGGCGGCCTGTTACCGGAAGATAAGCTTCATGAGGTGGAGGAAATGAAGAAAGATCCATCAGCCAGCATTGCTTTTGTGGGTGACGGGATCAACGATGCACCCGTTTTGGCAGTCAGTGATGTGGGGATAGCCATGGGTGGGCTCGGAAGTGATGTGGCGATTGAAACGGCCGATGTGGTCATCCAGACAGATCAGCCTTCAAGAATTGCAAGGGCTATAAAAATAGGTAGATCTACACGTAATGTAGTCTGGCAGAATATTGCCCTGGCCTTCGGGGTGAAATTAATAGTGATGATCCTGGGAGCCATAGGGTTAGCATCTTTGTGGGAAGCTGTGTTTGCAGATGTAGGTGTGGCCTTTCTGGCTATTTTGAATGCTATCAGAATCCAGAAAATGAAGTTTTAA
- a CDS encoding Fur family transcriptional regulator, with amino-acid sequence MSTIKELEENLLQHKIKPTAMRLLVLEYLLDHEIAVSLTDLYRDFVKSDRTTIYRTLKAFEDNGLVHSIDDGTGVPKYALCETGCKCEIERDLHLHFHCRKCGETKCLYSYKIPEIVLPPNHQAEEANLVVKGVCSQCSG; translated from the coding sequence ATGAGCACTATAAAAGAACTGGAAGAAAACCTATTGCAACATAAAATAAAACCCACGGCCATGCGACTGCTTGTGCTAGAGTACTTGTTGGATCACGAAATAGCAGTAAGTCTTACTGATCTATACAGGGACTTTGTGAAATCTGATAGAACTACCATCTACAGAACGCTAAAAGCTTTTGAAGATAATGGACTGGTGCATAGCATTGATGATGGTACCGGAGTGCCTAAGTATGCTTTATGCGAAACAGGTTGTAAATGTGAAATAGAAAGAGATCTGCACTTGCATTTTCATTGCAGAAAATGTGGGGAAACCAAATGCCTGTACAGCTATAAAATACCAGAAATTGTCCTACCACCCAACCATCAGGCAGAAGAAGCCAACCTGGTAGTAAAGGGTGTTTGTTCACAATGCAGTGGCTAA